In a single window of the Danio aesculapii chromosome 20, fDanAes4.1, whole genome shotgun sequence genome:
- the pomcb gene encoding proopiomelanocortin b, protein MFCPSWLLAAAVLCFHSPHVDGGRCSSLIDCMDLESNEHKLQCLRQCRSDRESTKNIKVSSEHQSSEEQVEEQSLSLGLLLSALSPDSIELQNPTVEAPHGDERRSYSMEHFRWGKPMGRKRRPVKVLTNGALEEEPEESEESVRVERGQSGTLEVQHRNNVKNNGRYRMTHFRWNAPPDKRYGGFMRPYSDESHKPLITLIRNVIGNGQQFTD, encoded by the exons ATGTTCTGTCCGTCTTGGCTTTTGGCTGCAGCGGTCTTGTGTTTTCACAGTCCACATGTAGACGGTGGCAGATGCTCGAGTTTGATAGACTGCATGGACCTTGAATCCAATGAGCACAAATTG CAGTGTCTCAGACAGTGCAGATCGGACCGAGAATCTACCAAAAACATCAAAGTTTCATCTGAACATCAGAGCAGTGAAGAACAGGTAGAGGAGCAGAGTCTGAGCTTGGGTTTGCTTTTATCAGCTCTGTCTCCCGACTCCATCGAGCTCCAAAACCCCACGGTAGAAGCTCCACACGGGGACGAGAGGCGGTCGTACTCCATGGAGCACTTCAGATGGGGCAAACCCATGGGCCGCAAACGTAGACCCGTAAAAGTGTTGACCAACGGGGCTCTGGAGGAAGAGCCGGAGGAGTCTGAGGAGAGCGTCCGTGTGGAACGAGGACAGAGCGGCACCCTGGAGGTTCAACACAGGAACAACGTCAAAAACAACGGAAGGTATCGCATGACCCACTTCCGCTGGAACGCACCGCCGGACAAACGATATGGAGGATTCATGAGGCCGTATTCAGATGAATCCCACAAACCCCTGATCACACTCATACGAAATGTCATCGGAAATGGACAGCAGTTCACAGATTAA